In one window of Maribacter sp. BPC-D8 DNA:
- a CDS encoding GntP family permease, with the protein MTALFILISCIILLIVGVTVFKVHPIPALLIAGLILGLATGNSVEIVTESLLSGFGNTLKWIGLVILFGTLLGEILAETGGADVIAESIIKIFGIHRLPLGMAVIGFLVGIPVFMDVAYLTLLPTMVALSKRSGQSILVLGLSLAMSLTVAHALIPPTPGPLAVAALLEINIGDMIPFNVMVALVAVIGGLIWIKLNAKRLNMPSSNSLEQDAEIIDKKELGGYKRILPFASLLVPLVLMSVGNMFPANNPFIDFIKNPVWALMIGVCFALPLIGKVNFSSRLNSYFQSAGAKCAIVILITGTGGAFGQVIKDTEIVNSLFSEVDTGSLSVLGIIIPFLLSFLFTTVTGSITVSLITTASIAAPLVTGGVLNPELTAAAIGAGSLGIIHVNSSFFWLFKEVHDISVTRLLRSFSALSGVVAISGGIMVLVLFWVFN; encoded by the coding sequence ATGACCGCTCTTTTTATTTTAATTTCCTGTATAATATTACTAATTGTAGGTGTAACTGTATTTAAGGTACATCCTATACCTGCGCTATTAATTGCGGGTTTAATTTTAGGTTTGGCAACTGGTAATTCGGTCGAAATAGTAACCGAAAGTCTTTTAAGTGGTTTTGGTAATACCTTAAAATGGATCGGCTTGGTGATACTATTTGGTACTTTGCTAGGTGAAATATTAGCAGAGACCGGTGGTGCAGATGTAATTGCCGAAAGCATCATAAAGATTTTTGGAATACATCGTTTGCCTTTAGGTATGGCGGTTATTGGTTTTTTGGTAGGTATTCCGGTTTTTATGGATGTTGCCTATTTAACTTTATTGCCAACCATGGTGGCGCTTTCAAAGAGGTCTGGTCAATCTATTTTAGTCTTAGGTCTATCACTTGCAATGAGTTTAACGGTAGCACACGCACTTATTCCTCCAACTCCTGGTCCTTTAGCGGTAGCTGCACTTTTAGAAATCAATATTGGTGATATGATACCATTTAATGTTATGGTAGCATTGGTTGCGGTTATTGGAGGATTAATATGGATTAAGCTAAATGCAAAGAGATTAAATATGCCTAGTTCAAACTCACTTGAACAAGATGCCGAAATTATAGATAAGAAAGAATTAGGTGGGTATAAGCGAATATTACCCTTTGCATCATTGCTTGTTCCTTTAGTTTTAATGTCGGTGGGGAATATGTTTCCCGCAAACAATCCGTTTATAGATTTTATTAAGAATCCGGTTTGGGCATTAATGATTGGTGTTTGCTTTGCGCTTCCATTAATCGGTAAAGTAAATTTCTCATCACGCTTAAATTCATATTTTCAGTCTGCAGGAGCCAAATGTGCTATAGTAATACTTATAACGGGTACGGGTGGTGCCTTTGGTCAAGTAATTAAAGATACCGAGATTGTCAATTCTTTATTCTCAGAAGTAGATACCGGCAGTCTTTCCGTATTAGGTATTATTATTCCTTTTTTGCTTAGTTTCTTATTCACAACAGTTACGGGTTCTATAACCGTCTCTTTAATAACTACAGCTTCTATAGCTGCACCTTTGGTAACTGGTGGAGTTTTGAATCCTGAATTAACGGCTGCTGCTATTGGAGCCGGATCTTTAGGTATCATACATGTAAACAGTAGTTTTTTCTGGCTTTTTAAAGAGGTTCATGATATTTCGGTAACCAGATTATTAAGGTCATTCAGTGCGCTATCTGGCGTTGTTGCTATTAGTGGAGGTATTATGGTTTTGGTGTTGTTTTGGGTTTTCAACTAA
- a CDS encoding SusC/RagA family TonB-linked outer membrane protein, with protein MRKLKKAIAKKNDPTGGGFYFKEFHRIGLCAFLCIFMSNTSVFAQDVVISGTISDAQGPLPGASVVVKGTTTGAQTDFDGNYSLTVNNGEVLVFSYIGYATQEVSIDGQSLINVTLEEDASKLDEVVVLGYTTKKKGEVTGSVSTISSEAIAQSSSKDIAKSLAGRASGLIISDRGGVPGAGNGAGGNTDDDATTILIRGKSTLGNNSPLILIDGVPSGSFSQLAPQDIASITVLKDGSAAIYGSRAANGVILVTTKRGKSGKPKINFSNSYNISSFTKRPELMNVNQFATYENEINSRVNGADADPLFSPEQIAGFPDTNWADEVLAKSAPESRTSLSVSGGTDKAKYFVSGDFIDQKGLYSSGALGFKQYQLRSNIDVNLTESFKLGVDLSTRFGKRTAPGVNANNIYKLIYGLPPNEIARFPNGLPARGGDEGNPILTSSNDSGFEDNFTNTTTGRFTVDWNLDKVLKGLSIKGFTGFRKIENNTKSWYTPWTFFAQLDDGTFEPRIGSNQQGTERILTESFSKFDEQIYNARLHYDNTFGNHSISTFVGMERLTNDSNNFFATKVGGFPDASRGELFQGNNDDRQSSGGTSSEFKRQDFFGSLSYDFKKKYFIDFTMRYDGSSRFGEGNRYGTFPSVAGSWAIDKESFLENVSWIDGLKLRASWSEMGNDRIGANQFLSLFDLGTNTGNANNPLGTRFPNYYVLGAGGESFYNTYNLARLANTDVTWETAKLWNVGLNFTFFDNKLSGDVNYYEQDRSDILVNRSGAIPGFIGLQNSQIPAENIGETRSWGYEFELAWNDQVNDNFSYNLGMNFTKARNEVISLPEGDNILDSQKQSGKPIDSYLVYPTDGIFRDQAQVDATEIKRDGTVEGEPIYLDINDDGVADANDFIRTSTSNIPQIQYGIFGGINYKAFGLNFLLQGQADAETLVFFDQSGSKPEFVFNERWTPENRNSIYPRAFAQGDPISGGQVDGIEGFADIYYFDASFVRLKEVELSYTLKSEVIKFADVRLFARGYNLATFFSDIWDLGLDPEATGYNNFRGARYTPLKTYSVGVNFSF; from the coding sequence ATGAGAAAACTAAAAAAAGCAATCGCTAAGAAAAACGATCCGACGGGGGGTGGTTTTTATTTTAAAGAATTTCATAGGATCGGACTTTGTGCTTTTCTATGCATATTTATGAGCAATACAAGTGTATTCGCTCAAGATGTGGTGATCTCGGGTACTATATCAGATGCTCAAGGTCCATTGCCAGGAGCAAGTGTTGTAGTAAAAGGTACTACAACTGGTGCTCAAACAGATTTTGATGGAAACTACTCCTTAACCGTAAACAATGGTGAGGTATTGGTTTTTTCCTATATCGGTTATGCAACACAAGAAGTTTCTATTGACGGACAGTCTCTAATTAATGTGACTCTGGAAGAAGATGCCTCTAAATTAGACGAGGTAGTCGTTTTAGGGTATACGACCAAGAAAAAAGGGGAAGTTACTGGTTCTGTAAGTACCATTAGCAGTGAGGCTATAGCACAGTCTTCAAGTAAAGATATTGCCAAGTCATTGGCGGGTAGGGCTTCTGGTTTAATTATTAGTGACCGTGGAGGTGTACCTGGTGCTGGCAATGGTGCTGGTGGAAATACTGATGATGATGCCACTACAATATTGATTAGGGGAAAGTCAACCCTTGGAAATAACAGTCCGTTAATTCTTATAGATGGTGTTCCTTCAGGTTCATTCTCACAATTGGCTCCACAAGATATTGCATCGATTACCGTTCTTAAAGATGGTTCAGCTGCGATTTATGGATCGAGAGCAGCGAATGGGGTTATTTTGGTAACTACTAAAAGAGGTAAGAGCGGAAAGCCAAAAATTAATTTCTCTAACTCTTACAACATCTCATCTTTTACCAAAAGACCAGAATTGATGAATGTCAATCAGTTTGCTACATATGAGAATGAAATAAATTCAAGGGTTAATGGCGCAGATGCTGACCCACTGTTCAGTCCAGAGCAAATTGCGGGTTTTCCAGATACCAACTGGGCTGATGAAGTTTTGGCAAAAAGCGCACCAGAATCTAGAACTTCCCTTTCTGTATCAGGGGGTACCGATAAAGCGAAATATTTTGTTAGTGGAGATTTTATTGACCAAAAGGGTTTATACAGTTCAGGTGCTTTAGGTTTCAAGCAATATCAACTTCGTTCTAACATCGATGTCAATTTAACAGAGAGCTTTAAATTAGGAGTGGATTTGTCGACGCGTTTCGGCAAAAGAACGGCTCCAGGTGTAAATGCCAATAATATTTACAAATTAATTTATGGCTTGCCACCAAATGAAATAGCTAGATTTCCAAATGGATTGCCAGCACGTGGTGGCGATGAAGGTAACCCTATTTTGACCTCTAGTAATGACTCTGGTTTTGAAGATAACTTTACAAACACGACAACAGGTCGTTTTACGGTAGATTGGAACTTAGATAAGGTTTTAAAAGGCCTAAGCATCAAAGGATTTACAGGATTCAGAAAAATAGAGAACAATACAAAATCTTGGTATACACCATGGACATTTTTTGCACAATTGGATGATGGAACTTTTGAACCAAGAATTGGATCTAACCAGCAAGGTACAGAACGTATATTGACTGAAAGTTTCAGCAAATTTGATGAGCAAATTTATAATGCACGTTTACACTACGATAACACTTTTGGCAACCACTCGATAAGCACCTTCGTGGGTATGGAAAGGTTGACTAATGATTCAAATAATTTCTTTGCAACAAAAGTTGGTGGATTTCCTGATGCTAGTAGAGGAGAATTATTTCAAGGTAATAATGATGACAGACAGTCGTCTGGAGGAACTAGCTCTGAATTTAAAAGACAAGATTTCTTTGGATCTTTATCGTATGATTTTAAGAAAAAATATTTTATTGACTTTACGATGCGTTATGATGGATCCAGTAGATTTGGTGAAGGTAACCGTTATGGAACATTTCCAAGTGTTGCTGGCTCGTGGGCAATAGACAAAGAGAGTTTTTTAGAAAATGTATCTTGGATCGACGGTTTAAAACTTAGGGCTTCTTGGTCAGAAATGGGTAACGATCGTATTGGTGCTAACCAATTCCTATCCTTATTTGATCTTGGAACAAACACAGGAAACGCAAACAACCCATTGGGTACAAGATTTCCAAATTACTATGTTTTAGGAGCAGGAGGTGAAAGTTTTTACAACACCTATAATCTTGCTAGGCTAGCAAATACCGATGTAACTTGGGAAACGGCTAAGCTTTGGAACGTTGGTTTAAACTTTACGTTTTTTGACAACAAATTATCAGGTGATGTCAACTACTACGAACAAGATAGGTCAGATATTTTAGTGAACAGATCAGGGGCAATTCCTGGATTTATAGGATTGCAAAACAGTCAAATTCCTGCTGAAAATATCGGTGAGACTAGAAGTTGGGGTTATGAATTTGAATTGGCATGGAATGACCAGGTAAACGATAATTTCTCTTATAATTTAGGAATGAACTTTACCAAAGCTCGTAACGAAGTAATTTCATTACCAGAAGGTGATAATATATTAGACTCTCAAAAGCAAAGTGGTAAACCCATAGATTCATATTTAGTTTATCCAACTGATGGAATTTTTAGAGATCAAGCCCAAGTAGATGCTACTGAAATAAAAAGAGACGGTACTGTTGAAGGCGAACCTATTTATCTTGATATAAATGATGATGGTGTAGCCGACGCGAATGATTTCATTAGAACATCAACATCTAACATACCACAAATTCAATACGGTATCTTTGGAGGCATCAATTATAAAGCCTTTGGTTTAAATTTCTTGTTGCAAGGTCAAGCCGATGCAGAGACTTTGGTATTCTTTGACCAATCAGGATCTAAACCAGAATTTGTATTCAATGAAAGATGGACGCCAGAGAATAGAAACTCTATCTACCCAAGAGCCTTTGCACAGGGTGACCCTATAAGCGGAGGGCAAGTCGATGGTATCGAAGGCTTTGCCGATATCTACTATTTTGACGCCTCTTTTGTACGTCTTAAAGAAGTTGAATTGTCATATACTCTTAAAAGTGAGGTTATCAAATTTGCTGATGTTCGCTTATTTGCAAGAGGGTATAACCTAGCCACTTTCTTTTCAGATATTTGGGATTTGGGTCTTGACCCAGAAGCTACGGGTTATAACAATTTTAGAGGAGCACGTTATACTCCGTTAAAGACATATTCTGTAGGTGTTAATTTTAGTTTTTAA
- a CDS encoding 2-dehydro-3-deoxygalactonokinase produces MKIPDYFISCDWGTSNFRLRLVETETLNVLVEHKTDQGVKVIYQKFLQQNEIDQTQFFKNYLESQINNLDEHHKAGLVIAAGMASSNIGMQNLPYGQIPFNTQGDGLLWQVISFKENLDILLISGVKTETGMMRGEEIQAFGLAKYLESYQSGILILPGTHSKHINYKKGEFSTLKSFMTGEVFELLSCTSILSNSVEKCHWINKRHEAFKQGLEIGFRGELSSNIFSIRAKHILNDANKKDNYYLLSGMLIGDELSYLKGTEQTIFLAATEPFYSMYKLALETILNDTQVICFGDKVLEKALLMGQKKIIQIHAK; encoded by the coding sequence ATGAAAATACCAGATTATTTTATTAGTTGCGATTGGGGTACCTCTAACTTTAGGCTTAGGTTGGTAGAAACCGAAACGTTAAATGTTCTGGTTGAACATAAAACAGATCAAGGTGTAAAAGTTATCTATCAAAAATTCTTACAACAAAATGAGATAGATCAAACGCAATTTTTCAAGAATTATCTCGAGAGTCAGATTAATAATCTTGATGAACACCATAAGGCAGGGTTGGTCATAGCCGCTGGTATGGCTTCTTCAAATATTGGAATGCAGAATTTGCCTTATGGTCAAATACCATTTAACACCCAAGGCGATGGTCTTCTTTGGCAAGTAATATCTTTCAAAGAAAATTTAGATATTTTATTAATTTCTGGAGTCAAAACAGAAACCGGTATGATGCGTGGTGAGGAAATACAGGCATTTGGCCTAGCTAAATACTTAGAGTCTTATCAATCTGGTATTCTCATATTACCAGGCACGCACAGTAAACATATCAATTATAAAAAAGGGGAGTTCAGTACCTTAAAAAGTTTCATGACAGGTGAGGTTTTTGAGCTGTTGTCTTGTACTAGTATTTTATCGAATAGTGTAGAAAAATGTCATTGGATCAATAAAAGACATGAGGCATTTAAACAGGGTCTAGAAATTGGTTTTAGAGGTGAGTTGAGTTCAAATATTTTTTCTATTAGGGCTAAGCATATTCTTAACGATGCCAACAAAAAAGATAACTACTATTTATTGAGCGGTATGCTGATAGGAGATGAACTTTCTTATTTAAAAGGTACCGAGCAGACGATTTTTCTTGCGGCAACAGAACCTTTTTATAGTATGTATAAATTAGCTTTAGAAACCATTCTAAATGATACACAAGTAATATGTTTTGGTGATAAAGTTTTGGAAAAAGCCCTGTTGATGGGACAAAAAAAAATAATACAAATTCATGCAAAATAA
- a CDS encoding aldehyde dehydrogenase family protein — protein MKALKFGHKKLYIDGQLTEASNGKTFEVICPADEKPTATIAWASIEDTNRALESAQKGFETWSVMPLATRLQWIDKLRNKIIENSDLLRESIMYEMGKTWQGSEEDLTSITNSLKYYSDEIQLRKDIPIEDKDGSHEHHMVSQPLGVAVAFLAYNFPLLNLGFKLGPALASGSSIILKPSEFSPLSAYIIGELCAEINFPRGVVNVICGDLKDVGIPLCESKIPRLITMIGSTETAQKLIVQSARTSIKRYSMECGGNAPFIVMDDANLELAINLGAALKIGNTGQICVAPNRFFVHESLIDKFTEGLVTKFSNAKIGFGRENGPDMGPLANEGSVKKVHGIVKEAIKQGGELLYGGNPIEGKGYYFEPTAIRMKDNNAEILQHEIFGPVAIIVPFKTKEEVIKLANNTDAGLASYVFAENKDTLNYFAEKLEFGEIQLNGVKYDIYLPHGGVKNSGIGVDCSTYALDDYLVKKRVSLALNK, from the coding sequence ATGAAAGCATTGAAATTCGGTCATAAAAAATTATATATAGATGGGCAATTAACTGAAGCTTCCAACGGAAAGACTTTTGAAGTTATATGTCCTGCAGATGAGAAGCCTACAGCTACCATAGCATGGGCAAGTATTGAAGATACGAATAGAGCATTAGAGTCTGCACAAAAAGGTTTCGAGACATGGTCAGTAATGCCTTTAGCGACCAGGTTGCAGTGGATTGATAAATTAAGAAATAAAATAATAGAGAATAGCGATTTGCTACGTGAAAGTATCATGTACGAAATGGGAAAGACTTGGCAAGGTTCAGAAGAAGACCTTACCAGTATCACTAACTCATTAAAATACTATTCTGACGAAATTCAATTAAGAAAAGATATACCTATTGAAGATAAAGATGGTAGTCACGAGCATCATATGGTGTCTCAACCGTTAGGTGTAGCCGTTGCTTTTTTGGCATATAACTTTCCATTATTAAATTTAGGTTTTAAACTTGGTCCTGCACTTGCATCAGGGTCTAGTATCATATTAAAACCATCAGAATTTTCGCCGTTATCGGCTTATATTATCGGAGAGCTTTGTGCTGAAATAAATTTTCCAAGAGGTGTTGTTAATGTAATTTGTGGTGATTTAAAAGATGTCGGTATTCCATTATGTGAGAGTAAAATACCAAGGCTAATTACCATGATCGGCTCTACCGAAACGGCGCAGAAGCTTATAGTTCAAAGTGCACGAACATCTATCAAAAGATATAGTATGGAGTGTGGCGGTAATGCCCCTTTTATTGTAATGGATGATGCTAATTTAGAGTTGGCCATAAATCTTGGGGCTGCATTAAAAATCGGAAACACAGGTCAAATTTGTGTAGCGCCTAATCGTTTCTTTGTTCACGAATCGCTTATCGATAAGTTTACGGAAGGCTTGGTTACAAAATTCAGTAATGCTAAAATCGGATTCGGACGTGAAAACGGTCCTGATATGGGTCCGTTGGCAAATGAAGGGTCGGTTAAAAAAGTACATGGAATAGTAAAAGAAGCAATTAAGCAAGGTGGTGAACTTTTATATGGCGGAAATCCTATTGAAGGGAAAGGCTATTATTTTGAGCCAACGGCTATCCGCATGAAAGATAATAATGCAGAAATACTTCAGCATGAAATTTTTGGTCCTGTGGCAATAATTGTTCCCTTTAAAACGAAAGAAGAGGTTATTAAATTGGCGAATAATACAGATGCCGGTTTAGCTTCTTATGTTTTTGCTGAAAATAAAGACACCTTAAATTATTTTGCTGAAAAATTAGAATTCGGAGAGATACAGTTAAACGGTGTTAAGTATGATATATATCTACCTCATGGCGGGGTAAAGAATAGTGGTATAGGTGTAGATTGCTCTACATATGCCTTAGATGATTATTTGGTTAAAAAAAGAGTTTCACTGGCCTTGAACAAATGA
- a CDS encoding bifunctional 4-hydroxy-2-oxoglutarate aldolase/2-dehydro-3-deoxy-phosphogluconate aldolase: MQNKTAFSWERYNSTPIVGIVRGLGIDTVRQIVDAYISAHYYTIEITMNTPNVAEIISELRLNYPDLNVGAGTVCSMADLDTAIAAGAKFIVTPIIDEAVIKKCVEMQIPIFPGAYTPSEIYRAWSLGASAVKVFPATQLGPQYIKDVLAPLNQIKLMPTGGVSKDNIKSFFEAGVVGAGMGSSLFDKQMIKANDFEALQNHFTAIRNEINLFVKN; this comes from the coding sequence ATGCAAAATAAAACAGCTTTTTCTTGGGAGAGATATAATAGTACTCCGATTGTGGGTATAGTTAGAGGTTTGGGTATAGATACGGTAAGACAGATTGTTGACGCCTATATCAGTGCACATTATTACACTATAGAAATTACAATGAATACGCCTAACGTTGCTGAAATAATATCAGAGTTACGTTTAAATTACCCCGATTTAAATGTAGGTGCGGGTACGGTGTGTAGTATGGCAGACTTAGATACTGCAATTGCAGCAGGAGCAAAGTTTATCGTAACACCAATTATAGATGAAGCGGTTATAAAGAAATGCGTTGAAATGCAGATTCCAATTTTTCCTGGGGCATATACTCCAAGTGAAATTTATAGGGCTTGGTCTTTGGGGGCATCTGCGGTAAAAGTATTTCCTGCAACCCAATTGGGTCCACAATATATAAAAGATGTATTGGCGCCCTTAAATCAAATTAAGTTGATGCCAACAGGTGGGGTATCTAAAGATAATATCAAGTCTTTTTTTGAAGCTGGCGTAGTAGGTGCTGGTATGGGTAGTTCATTATTTGATAAACAAATGATTAAAGCAAATGATTTTGAAGCTTTACAGAATCATTTTACAGCAATACGAAACGAAATAAACCTTTTTGTAAAAAATTAG
- a CDS encoding L-rhamnose/proton symporter RhaT, which translates to MNIEFLPLILVLLASFFQGTFGLGMKYMAPLKWEAWWLLHAFVAMILVPFVWAILVIPDLFQVIASIDSSALVLPSLYGALWGVGGILFGVSVEKTGISITYGVVMGLAASVGSIIPLFQIKGAFSQPSFPIIMIGVVLLIVGVAITAVAGVRRDKLKTDESSTNTAIKTGVLIAIISGVLSAFLNVGFSNAASIAQVAVDDFGVGTQNASLASWVVVLIGAFLVNGGYAVFRLTKNNSWSSYKVANSGKAYMWAIVSGVFWFSALGVYGQGAALMGEMGPVIGWPILLGLALIISNIWAYRAGEWQNAKAPFKLLMIGLAVLILAICILGYANY; encoded by the coding sequence ATGAATATTGAATTTCTTCCTTTAATATTAGTGCTTTTAGCAAGTTTCTTTCAAGGAACATTTGGTTTGGGCATGAAATATATGGCTCCTTTAAAATGGGAAGCATGGTGGTTGCTCCATGCCTTTGTTGCAATGATTTTAGTTCCTTTCGTTTGGGCGATTTTGGTTATTCCTGATCTGTTCCAAGTGATTGCTTCAATAGATAGTAGTGCTTTAGTGCTACCCTCTTTATATGGCGCTTTATGGGGTGTTGGAGGTATCCTTTTTGGGGTTAGTGTAGAAAAGACAGGTATTTCTATTACCTATGGGGTAGTAATGGGTTTGGCAGCTTCGGTCGGGTCAATAATTCCTTTGTTTCAAATTAAAGGGGCTTTTTCACAACCTTCTTTTCCTATAATAATGATTGGTGTAGTGCTTTTAATAGTAGGAGTTGCAATTACAGCTGTAGCAGGTGTACGTAGAGATAAGTTGAAAACTGATGAATCATCTACTAACACAGCTATTAAAACCGGAGTGTTAATAGCTATAATATCTGGTGTTCTTTCTGCTTTTTTAAATGTAGGATTTTCAAATGCAGCATCAATCGCACAAGTAGCTGTTGATGATTTTGGTGTCGGTACTCAAAATGCAAGTTTAGCATCGTGGGTAGTAGTGCTTATTGGTGCATTCCTTGTAAATGGTGGTTATGCTGTATTCCGATTGACAAAAAATAATTCATGGAGTTCTTATAAAGTTGCTAATAGTGGAAAAGCTTATATGTGGGCAATTGTGTCTGGTGTATTTTGGTTTTCGGCACTTGGCGTTTATGGGCAAGGCGCAGCTTTAATGGGTGAAATGGGCCCTGTAATAGGTTGGCCAATTCTACTAGGTTTGGCATTGATCATCAGTAATATTTGGGCATATAGAGCAGGAGAGTGGCAAAATGCAAAAGCACCATTTAAGTTATTAATGATAGGTCTTGCTGTGCTCATATTGGCCATATGCATATTAGGGTATGCAAACTATTGA
- a CDS encoding mandelate racemase/muconate lactonizing enzyme family protein, translated as MKIAKIEPYIIVHKLDTPFYFSQWQYDTRRICIVKVTLEDGTYGWGEGYGPAGVIKAGIEFFTPFLLGKDALGHEILWQEMYRRSLDYARSGSLQAAISAIDVALWDIKGKLLNQPVSVLLGGVKNPVIQPYATGLYFTRVENLEETLVEEALLYKSQGFKAVKMKVGLGVEEDIQYISAIRKAIGPDIRLMIDSNHAYNYRESLKLAKQAEKFDISWFEEPVSPEDYEGYRRLRENTTIPIAGGECEYLKFGFKRLLENECVDIAQPDICATGGLTEAKRIATLAQAYSKDVVPHTWGTWIAISAAVHFVGNLDMNPGRMYCELPTMELDRTENALRDLVTKSDVKVVNGLINVPNSPGLGVDVDVDALEKFKEKETNTN; from the coding sequence ATGAAGATAGCGAAAATCGAACCTTATATTATAGTACATAAGCTAGACACTCCTTTCTATTTTTCTCAATGGCAATATGATACGCGTAGAATTTGTATCGTAAAAGTTACTTTAGAAGATGGTACTTATGGTTGGGGAGAAGGTTATGGGCCGGCAGGTGTTATAAAGGCAGGTATTGAATTTTTTACACCTTTTCTTCTAGGTAAAGATGCTTTAGGGCATGAAATATTATGGCAAGAAATGTATCGTCGTTCATTAGACTATGCTCGTAGCGGTAGCTTGCAAGCCGCCATTAGTGCAATAGATGTTGCGCTATGGGATATTAAGGGAAAATTGTTAAATCAGCCTGTTTCTGTATTATTGGGAGGGGTTAAAAACCCTGTAATTCAACCTTATGCTACCGGATTATATTTTACTAGAGTAGAAAATCTTGAAGAAACATTGGTTGAAGAAGCGCTTTTATATAAAAGTCAAGGTTTTAAGGCGGTAAAGATGAAAGTTGGTCTTGGAGTTGAAGAAGACATTCAATATATTTCTGCAATAAGAAAAGCTATTGGACCAGATATCAGACTAATGATCGATTCTAACCATGCCTATAATTACCGCGAATCTTTAAAGCTTGCTAAACAGGCTGAAAAGTTTGATATTTCATGGTTTGAAGAGCCTGTTTCTCCAGAAGATTATGAAGGCTATAGAAGGTTGAGAGAGAATACGACAATACCTATAGCTGGTGGTGAATGTGAATATCTAAAATTCGGTTTTAAACGTTTGTTAGAGAATGAGTGCGTAGACATTGCCCAGCCAGATATTTGTGCTACCGGCGGATTAACGGAAGCTAAGCGCATTGCAACTTTGGCACAAGCATATAGTAAAGATGTTGTACCACATACTTGGGGTACTTGGATCGCCATTAGTGCTGCTGTACATTTTGTTGGTAATTTAGATATGAACCCTGGTAGAATGTACTGCGAATTACCAACTATGGAATTAGATCGTACCGAAAATGCACTTAGAGATTTAGTTACAAAAAGTGATGTCAAAGTGGTAAATGGCTTAATAAATGTACCAAATTCGCCAGGGTTAGGGGTGGATGTTGACGTTGACGCTTTAGAAAAATTTAAGGAGAAAGAAACAAATACAAATTAA